In Asterias rubens chromosome 15, eAstRub1.3, whole genome shotgun sequence, a genomic segment contains:
- the LOC117300379 gene encoding CMP-N-acetylneuraminate-beta-galactosamide-alpha-2,3-sialyltransferase 1-like isoform X2, whose amino-acid sequence MFLDVNDIANLDNSSFYDLPFGLKNENLTLLKDILRHPKFKNPSLGSLRAGKDCLSCAVVGSGGILNGSHAGREIDSHDLVFRLNKAVTYGKHADNVGQKTNLYIFFPQSAHLQTLKTTNVSLLYAMFNSFDLSYAAEMFGIGKRNHKLRADPTKVKIIHPNFFRYVFAKYLDGKSMKPTTGAVAVMLALHLCDSVTIYGFGYDPRYTMHYYDTRFIKRSYKSTWTHDVENEKRLWDKLHDDGAIRFFKRDT is encoded by the exons ATGTTCCTGGACGTAAATGACATTGCAAACTTGGATAACTCGTCATTTTATGATCTACCGTTCGGCCTCAAGAATGAGAACCTTACAC TCTTGAAGGACATATTACGTCATCCAAAGTTTAAGAACCCCTCACTCGGCTCGTTGAGGGCAGGCAAGGACTGCCTGAGCTGTGCCGTGGTTGGCTCTGGTGGTATACTCAACGGTTCGCACGCCGGCCGCGAGATCGATTCACACGACCTTGTTTTCAG GTTGAACAAGGCGGTCACTTATGGAAAGCACGCCGACAACGTTGGACAAAAGACGAATTTGTACATCTTCTTCCCCCAGTCGGCCCATCTCCAAACTTTGAAAACAACg AATGTGAGTTTGTTGTACGCCATGTTCAACTCATTTGATTTAAGCTACGCTGCTGAAATGTTCGGGATTGGCAA gAGAAACCACAAGTTACGAGCTGACCCCACTAAAGTCAAGATAATCCACCCAAATTTCTTCCGCTACGTCTTCGCCAAGTACCTGGATGGCAAATCCATGAAGCCCACAACGG GGGCGGTTGCAGTCATGCTCGCCTTACACCTATGTGACTCTGTAACCATCTACGGGTTTGGATACGATCCACGCTACACAATGCATTACTACGACACGAGATTCATCAAGCGCTCGTACAAATCGACGTGGACGCATGACGTCGAAAACGAGAAAAGACTTTGGGACAAACTACACGATGATGGCGCCATTCGCTTTTTCAAGAGAGACACGTGA
- the LOC117300379 gene encoding CMP-N-acetylneuraminate-beta-galactosamide-alpha-2,3-sialyltransferase 1-like isoform X1 produces the protein MRKAHVLVSTLCRLLITGIRSLTWRKVSILATFTILAFIAVTLMQRYFAATKLSNLLERGFIERPTRSGVSLVDNQRITNGIDSTNFQQSVPGRIDYFEPSICPRSIASLPAHSRWFRERFKPNVKMFLDVNDIANLDNSSFYDLPFGLKNENLTLLKDILRHPKFKNPSLGSLRAGKDCLSCAVVGSGGILNGSHAGREIDSHDLVFRLNKAVTYGKHADNVGQKTNLYIFFPQSAHLQTLKTTNVSLLYAMFNSFDLSYAAEMFGIGKRNHKLRADPTKVKIIHPNFFRYVFAKYLDGKSMKPTTGAVAVMLALHLCDSVTIYGFGYDPRYTMHYYDTRFIKRSYKSTWTHDVENEKRLWDKLHDDGAIRFFKRDT, from the exons ATGAGGAAAGCACATGTATTAGTGTCAACATTATGCCGACTCCTAATAACCGGTATTCGATCTCTGACCTGGAGGAAAGTGTCGATTCTCGCTACTTTTACAATTCTTGCATTCATTGCAGTGACTCTTATGCAAAGGTATTTCGCAGCGACAAAGCTGTCAAATCTTCTCGAACGTGGTTTTATTGAAAGACCGACCAGAAGCGGAGTATCGCTAGTCGATAATCAACGGATAACTAATGGGATTGATTCAACAAACTTTCAGCAAAGTGTGCCTGGGAGAATCGATTACTTTGAACCGTCG ATATGTCCACGAAGCATAGCGTCTCTACCGGCTCACTCCAGATGGTTCAGGGAGAGATTCAAACCAAACGTCAAGATGTTCCTGGACGTAAATGACATTGCAAACTTGGATAACTCGTCATTTTATGATCTACCGTTCGGCCTCAAGAATGAGAACCTTACAC TCTTGAAGGACATATTACGTCATCCAAAGTTTAAGAACCCCTCACTCGGCTCGTTGAGGGCAGGCAAGGACTGCCTGAGCTGTGCCGTGGTTGGCTCTGGTGGTATACTCAACGGTTCGCACGCCGGCCGCGAGATCGATTCACACGACCTTGTTTTCAG GTTGAACAAGGCGGTCACTTATGGAAAGCACGCCGACAACGTTGGACAAAAGACGAATTTGTACATCTTCTTCCCCCAGTCGGCCCATCTCCAAACTTTGAAAACAACg AATGTGAGTTTGTTGTACGCCATGTTCAACTCATTTGATTTAAGCTACGCTGCTGAAATGTTCGGGATTGGCAA gAGAAACCACAAGTTACGAGCTGACCCCACTAAAGTCAAGATAATCCACCCAAATTTCTTCCGCTACGTCTTCGCCAAGTACCTGGATGGCAAATCCATGAAGCCCACAACGG GGGCGGTTGCAGTCATGCTCGCCTTACACCTATGTGACTCTGTAACCATCTACGGGTTTGGATACGATCCACGCTACACAATGCATTACTACGACACGAGATTCATCAAGCGCTCGTACAAATCGACGTGGACGCATGACGTCGAAAACGAGAAAAGACTTTGGGACAAACTACACGATGATGGCGCCATTCGCTTTTTCAAGAGAGACACGTGA